The DNA segment TTCGAAACTTGACCGCTCGGGCACTGGCCATTCCATAATTCTCTTTATAGAGGAAACCGTCTTTGTCTTCTTTGATATCGCCAGGACTTTCGAAGGTACCAGCGAGCGTCGTTCCGACCATCACTCGGCTCGCACCAGCTGCAAGATAAAGAGCGACATCACGTCCGTGGCGAACGCCTCCATCTGCCCAAACATGCTTGCCGAGTGCGCGGGCTGCATCGGCGCAGGCACGAACGGATGAAAAGGTGGGCCGTCCAACACCGGTTTGCATTCTCGTTGTACACATGGCGCCAGGTCCGACGTTTACTTTGATGATATCGGCGCCAGCTTCGATAAGCGCCCGAGTACCTTCGGCGGTGCAAACGTTACCCGCAACCAATGGGAAATTAGGGCCTACGACTTTGCGCACAGCTTTGAGTGCTTCAAGCATGCGTCGTTGGTGACCATGGGCTGTATCTAGGACCAATACGTCTACTCCCATTTCTACTAATTTCGCGGCTTGCTCGCCGGCTTGGGCAGAGATACCAACTGCTGCTGCGACCATAAGTTCACCTTTTGAATTAAGAGATGGTGACAACAATTCCATGCGTACGGCATCATCGCGGGTGATCACGCCCATAATTTCACCGGCTTCGTTCACTACTGGGGCTGCTTTTACACGTTGTTGTTCCATTTCGATAAAGGCTTCTCGATTTGAGATTCCAGCGTTAACGGTAACAAGGCGTGTTTGCATGAGATGAGCTGCAGGAGTGTATTGGTCTTTTTCGCGCAAGTCGGCGTGGGTGATAATACCCAGTGGTTTCTCATCGTCATCTACGACCACAACCATATCGTGTGCTCGTTTTAGAATCAGGCCTTGAACATCGCGTAGCGTAGCGTCACTCGTTACCCGCAGAGCTGTGTCATAAATAGGGTTCGCTTGTTTGATGTGGCGTACAATACGCTCGACCGTAGCAAGGTCCATATCCTGAGGTAGAACACCGATTCCACCGTAGCGGGCCATGGTTTCAGCCATGCGTTTACCCGTTACAGCGTTCATATTCGCAGCCACGATTGGATTTGAACTCCCGCCAAAATCGACTGGCGTAAGATTGACGTCCATGCGTGAGGTACCATCAAAATAAGTTGGTACGATGAAAACATCATCTAAGGAAAGCTCAAGTAGATTGTCTCGCTCTGGATTTAAGAACTTCATGGGTAGGTCTCCTACAAGGGCTTCTGTGTATTCACGGTATGAAAAGGGGAGATGTCCAGTGTCATAAGAACGACTCAGGACAAACTCCCGAAAGAAAAAAAATGAGTAAGTAAAGTACCGTAGTCTTAGCCCTAACGGGTTTATTCTATGGTTTCGATGAGCTTGAGGAACTCACCGGTGTAGAGAGATACAATGTAAATTTCACCATTCAAGTCTTCAACAAAGCTCGCAATGGTCTTATCGGTATCTGCGAGTATCATCTCTGAAGTGTAGCTAAGTGAGTCGCCGTTATCGGTTAAAGCCCATATATTGCCGCTGCCATAATCACCGTAGAGGTATTTACCTGATAGACTGGTTAGCTGAGTGCCCCGATATACATACCCACCGGTCACAGAATAACCTTGTGAGTGATTGTATTCGGCTACCGGGTCAATCATTCCTTCCGAGTCGCAGTTGGAAGAGCCGTAACAATGCTCTCCTTCTCGAACGTTCCAGCCATAGTTTCCACCATTGATGATGATGTCGATTTCTTCAAACTGATCTTGCCCCACGTCGCCAGCCCAAAGCGTGCCGTTTTCTCGGTCAAAGTGGAAGCGCCATGGGTTTCGTAATCCATAGGCATAAATTTCATCGGCGCCAGCGGTACCAACAAATGGGTTGTCGCTTGGAATCGAGTAGGCGTCTTCGCCACTGACATCGATACGCAAAATGGTGCCCAATAAGGTTTCTTTGTCTTGTCCATGGCCCAGAGGATCTCCGCTGGAACCACCATCACCCATTCCGATGTAAAGGTAGCCGTCGGGGCCGAACTCAATATGACCGCCATTGTGGTTGGTATAGGGTTGGTCAATCTCTAGAAGAATTTGTTCGGAATCGCTGTCACCTTCAGTACCGCTGGCGTTGGAAGAGAACCTAGAGATGATAGTTGCCCCAGGGCTGCCATTGCCAGTGTAGTTAACGTAGAAGTAGCCGTTGGTTTCGAAGTTTGGATCGAACGCGAAGCCAAGAAGGCCTTGCTCTTCTTTGTAGCCACCACCAGGGTCGTCGTATGCGCGTACTC comes from the Deltaproteobacteria bacterium genome and includes:
- a CDS encoding GuaB1 family IMP dehydrogenase-related protein, with protein sequence MKFLNPERDNLLELSLDDVFIVPTYFDGTSRMDVNLTPVDFGGSSNPIVAANMNAVTGKRMAETMARYGGIGVLPQDMDLATVERIVRHIKQANPIYDTALRVTSDATLRDVQGLILKRAHDMVVVVDDDEKPLGIITHADLREKDQYTPAAHLMQTRLVTVNAGISNREAFIEMEQQRVKAAPVVNEAGEIMGVITRDDAVRMELLSPSLNSKGELMVAAAVGISAQAGEQAAKLVEMGVDVLVLDTAHGHQRRMLEALKAVRKVVGPNFPLVAGNVCTAEGTRALIEAGADIIKVNVGPGAMCTTRMQTGVGRPTFSSVRACADAARALGKHVWADGGVRHGRDVALYLAAGASRVMVGTTLAGTFESPGDIKEDKDGFLYKENYGMASARAVKFRTTGIDPFDQAKKSFFQEGISTSRIYLRPGLENVGAILVNFITGVQSAFTYIGVDNIDDFHQTAVIGVQTASGFGEGTPHGKVRR
- a CDS encoding glucose sorbosone dehydrogenase; translation: MKNLVWMALFLLMACSGDETTDPTDTSDAAASSDTSDPSDTSDASDDSDETDPTDAADSSDPADASNDSDEADPVDEADESDPTDTSDASDPADAADETDPSDDPTDTQPETTISLVNAFPSLNFTRPLIARQAPGNPNRWYIVEQRGRIFYFENDGSTSVKEEYLNIATRVRAYDDPGGGYKEEQGLLGFAFDPNFETNGYFYVNYTGNGSPGATIISRFSSNASGTEGDSDSEQILLEIDQPYTNHNGGHIEFGPDGYLYIGMGDGGSSGDPLGHGQDKETLLGTILRIDVSGEDAYSIPSDNPFVGTAGADEIYAYGLRNPWRFHFDRENGTLWAGDVGQDQFEEIDIIINGGNYGWNVREGEHCYGSSNCDSEGMIDPVAEYNHSQGYSVTGGYVYRGTQLTSLSGKYLYGDYGSGNIWALTDNGDSLSYTSEMILADTDKTIASFVEDLNGEIYIVSLYTGEFLKLIETIE